The following are encoded together in the Ovis canadensis isolate MfBH-ARS-UI-01 breed Bighorn chromosome 2, ARS-UI_OviCan_v2, whole genome shotgun sequence genome:
- the FAM168B gene encoding myelin-associated neurite-outgrowth inhibitor isoform X1, translating to MNPVYSPGSSGVPYANAKGIGYPAGFPMGYAAAAPAYSPNMYPGANPTFQAGYTPGTPYKVSCSPTSGAVPPYSSSPNPYQTAVYPVRSAYPQQSPYAQQGTYYTQPLYAAPPHVIHHTTVVQPNGMPATVYPAPIPPPRGNGVTMGMVAGTTMAMSAGTLLTAHSPTPVAPHPVTVPTYRAPGTPTYSYVPPQW from the exons ATGAATCCTGTTTATAGCCCGGGTTCTTCTGGGGTACCCTATGCAAATGCCAAAGGAATTGGTTATCCAG ctGGTTTCCCAATGGGCTatgcagcagcagctcctgcctACTCCCCCAACATGTACCCTGGAGCGAATCCTACCTTCCAAGCAG GTTACACTCCTGGCACACCTTACAAAGTGTCCTGTTCCCCCACCAGCGGGGCAGTGCCACCGTATTCCTCCTCCCCCAACCCTTACCAGACTGCTGTGTACCCCGTGCGAAGTGCctacccccagcagagcccgtaTGCACAG cAAGGCACGTACTACACCCAGCCCCTGTATGCAGCACCCCCTCACGTCATCCACCACACCACGGTGGTGCAGCCCAACGGCATGCCAGCGACGGTGTACCCTGCTCCCATCCCTCCGCCGAGAGGCAACGGGGTCACCATGGGCATGGTGGCGGGCACCACCATGGCTATGTCAGCGG GTACCCTGCTGACTGCCCACTCCCCAACTCCTGTTGCTCCCCACCCTGTCACTGTGCCCACGTATCGGGCCCCAGGAACGCCCACCTACAGCTATGTGCCCCCTCAGTGGTGA
- the FAM168B gene encoding myelin-associated neurite-outgrowth inhibitor isoform X2 produces the protein MGYAAAAPAYSPNMYPGANPTFQAGYTPGTPYKVSCSPTSGAVPPYSSSPNPYQTAVYPVRSAYPQQSPYAQQGTYYTQPLYAAPPHVIHHTTVVQPNGMPATVYPAPIPPPRGNGVTMGMVAGTTMAMSAGTLLTAHSPTPVAPHPVTVPTYRAPGTPTYSYVPPQW, from the exons ATGGGCTatgcagcagcagctcctgcctACTCCCCCAACATGTACCCTGGAGCGAATCCTACCTTCCAAGCAG GTTACACTCCTGGCACACCTTACAAAGTGTCCTGTTCCCCCACCAGCGGGGCAGTGCCACCGTATTCCTCCTCCCCCAACCCTTACCAGACTGCTGTGTACCCCGTGCGAAGTGCctacccccagcagagcccgtaTGCACAG cAAGGCACGTACTACACCCAGCCCCTGTATGCAGCACCCCCTCACGTCATCCACCACACCACGGTGGTGCAGCCCAACGGCATGCCAGCGACGGTGTACCCTGCTCCCATCCCTCCGCCGAGAGGCAACGGGGTCACCATGGGCATGGTGGCGGGCACCACCATGGCTATGTCAGCGG GTACCCTGCTGACTGCCCACTCCCCAACTCCTGTTGCTCCCCACCCTGTCACTGTGCCCACGTATCGGGCCCCAGGAACGCCCACCTACAGCTATGTGCCCCCTCAGTGGTGA